GACCCTGCCACACGCCGTCAACTGCCCGGCCGAGCGACGCCGCGCTGTTGAGGGAAGGACTGTGCGGAGTACCGGCCGAAGGTGGCAGATCCCGTATGCGGCGGGTCCTGGCAAATGGTTTCCCAACCGGGCGCTGCCGCGCCCACCGTACTGGATGCAAGGGGACGATGCCTGAAGTCATGTTCGCCGGGCCTGATGGCCGGCTAGAGGGTCGTTACCACCATTCGAAGCAGCCGAATGCGCCTGTCGCTCTCGTGCTTCATCCCCATCCGCTGCATGGCGGCACGATGAACAACCGCGTGGTCCATGCGCTCTACGGGCGCTTCCAGGACATGGGCTTCTCGGTCCTGCGCTTCAATTTCCGCGGTGTCGGGCGTAGCCAGGGCCGTTATGACGGTGGCATCGGCGAGATTTCGGATGCGGCTGCGGCATTGGACTTCATCCAGGCGGTCAATCCGAATGCCTCGATGCTCTGGGTCGCCGGCTATTCCTTCGGTGCCTATGTGGGGATGCAATTGCTGATGCGCCGGCCGGAGATGGGCGGCTTCGTCTCCATCTCGGCCCCCGCCAGCCACTATGATTTCGGCTTCCTGGCGCCCTGCCCCTGCTCCGGCCTGATCCTGCATGGCCAGGATGACGAGCTGGTGCCGGAGCCGTCGGTGCGGAAGCTGGTGGACAAGCTGAACACCCAGCGCGGTATCGAGATCGACTATCGCGTCATGGAAGGCGCCGGGCATGTCTTCACGCCGCAGCAGACCGAGAAGGTCGCCAATGCTGCCGAGGAGCATGTCCAGACGATGCTGAACCGCACGCGCATGGCCATGGCTGCGGATTGAGCAGCCTCGCCTGTCTCAGTGGCTGAAAAGCCGGGCAGCATCGCGCTGCCCGGCTTTTCTTATGCTTCCGCCGGGATCAACGGCCGGTTCACGCCGGTCAGCTGCCCGCCGCCGAGCGGCTCCGGAACTCCGGTCGTGCCGGGGAAGGTAATCGGCAGGCCGTGCCAGACCCTCGCCGCCAGCACGCCGAAGGCCTGCGCCTCCAGGGCATCGCCGTCCCAGCCAACCACCTCCACTGGCCGCACCGGCTCCGGCAAGGCGCCAGCCAGGGCACGCATCAGCGCCGGATTGCGACGCCCCCCTCCGGCGACCAACCATTGCCGTGGCGGGGCCGGAAACTGGCGGCCGGCGGCAGCGACAGCGCAGGCACAGAAGGTAGCCAGGGTAGCGGCCCCGTCGGCTGGCGGCAGCTCGCCAGCGCCGGCTTCCCGCAAAGCACGGTCGAAATCCAGGCGATCCAGGGATTTCGGCGGCGGTGCCGCCAGGTATGGATGCGCCAGCATGCGCCCGAGGACCGCCCCGTCCGGCAGCCCGGCCAGCGCCAGGCGGCCGTCCCGATCGTAATCCTCGCCGATCGAGCGACGGGCCCAGTCGTCCAGCGGGCCATTGGCCGGGCCGGTATCGAAGGCGATCAGGCGGCCATCCTCGCCGATCCAGGTCACGTTGCCCACACCGCCAAGGTTCAGGATCGCCAGCGGCTTCGGCAGCGAAGTGGCCAGGGCCGCGTGGAAGACCGGCACCAAGGGCGCTCCTTGCCCGCCGGCCGCCACATCGGCGCTGCGGAAGTCATGCGCGACGGCCGTGCCGGTGCGTCGCGCCAGCGCGGTGGCATCGCCGATCTGCCAAGTGCGGCCCTCCCCGGGACGGCCCGCCACCGGGCGGTGCAGGATGGTCTGGCCGTGAAAGCCGATGAGGTCGGCCTCCAGCCCCAGCTTCTCCACCGCCTCGGCATGGCGCTCGGTCAGGCGCCGCTCGCAGTCCAGCAGGAAAGGGTCATCCGCCGGGAGATCCCCGGCCATGTCCAGCAGGCGCCGCAGGTCACGACGTAAGCCCGGGTCATAGGGCAGCGTCAGGCTCGGCCCGAAGCGCCCGATCCTTTCGCCATCCGTCTCTACCCACGCGGCATCCACGCCATCCAGCGAGGTGCCACTCATCAAGCCGATGGTTCGCAGCATGCCCACACTGTGCTAGGGCCGCAGCCCGGGCGGAAGTCCCCCGGGCATAAAGAATAGGTCAGGGCTGCGATGGACGACTTCCTGCAGACCGTGCGCGAGCGCGGATTCATCCACCAGGTGACGGACGAGGCGGCACTCTCCGCCCGGCTGCGGCAAGGGCCCCTCCCCGGCTATATCGGCTTCGATGCCACGGCCGACAGCCTCCATGTCGGCAGCCTCATGCAGATCATGCTGCTGCGCTGGATGCAGAAGACCGGCCACAAGCCCGTCGTGCTGATGGGCGGCGGCACCACCCGCATCGGCGACCCTTCCTTCCGTGACGATGCGCGCCCGCTGCTCACCGACGAGAAGATCGAGGAGAACAAGGCCGGCATCCGCAAGGTCTTCACGCCCTTTCTGAAGTTCGGTGACGGACCGACGGATGCGGTGATGCTCGACAATGCCGCCTGGCTGGATGAGCTGAAATACATCCCGTTCCTGCGTGACTTCGGCCGCCACTTCAGCGTCAACCGGATGCTGACGCTCGACAGCGTGCGTATCCGGCTGGAGCGCGAGCAGTCGCTCAGCTTCCTCGAATTCAACTACATGCTGCTGCAGTCCTACGACTTCGTGGAGCTGCACCGCCGCCACGGCGTCGGGCTGCAGATGGGCGGCTCCGACCAGTGGGGCAATATCATCATGGGCGTGGAGCTGAACCGGCGCGTTGACGGCGCCGAGGTTTTCGGCATCACCACGCCGCTGCTGACCACGGCTTCCGGCGCCAAGATGGGCAAGACGGCTTCCGGGGCGGTCTGGCTGAATGCCGAGCGTCTGTCGCCTTACGACTACTGGCAGTTCTGGCGCAACACGGAGGATGCCGATGTCGGCCGCTTCCTGGCGCTTTTCACGGAGCTGCCGATGGATGAGGTGCGGCGTCTGGCCGCGCTGGGCGGCGCCGAGATCAATGACGCCAAGAAGGTCCTGGCCACCGAGGCGACGACCCTGCTGCACGGCGCCGAAGCCGCCGCGCAGGCCGCCGAGACGGCCCGCCGCGCCTTCGAGGAAGGTCAGGCGGCGGAAACCCTGCCGAGCATCGAGGCCACCCTGCCCGCCCCGGCCATCGACCTCGCGGTGCAGGCCGGCTTCACGGCCAGCAAGGGCGAGGCACGCCGTCTGATCCGCCAGAATGGCCTGCGCCTGAACGACGAGCCGATCGCCGACGAGGCGCTCTCGGTCACCGAGGCGGATCTGCGAAATGGGGCGGCGAAGCTCTCGGCGGGCCGCAAGCGGCACGTGCTGGTGCGGCCGCCGGGCTGACGAGATCTCCGGCGGCATCCTGGGCCGGTGGGCTCAGGGTGTCGCCTGCCGCCCCCCACCGAAAAGGCCGCGCAGGAATCCCGGCGTCAGCATCGACAGCGGGTTGACCGTGACATTCGGGTTATCCACCGGGCCGTCGACCTGGAAAGAAGCCGCGAAAAGGCCCCCGCCCCGTTCCGGGCTGAAAAGCCGCCCGATCACCGGCAGCCGGCCCAGCAGCGTATTCACGACATAAGCTGGAACGATGGTGCCATTCATCGCCAGCACCCGCCGCTGCCGGTCCATCTCACCGGTCACGGTCAGGCCCAGCGAGGCGGAGAAGGCATGCGCGTCCCGCACCGTCAGCTTCCGGGGTGAAAGGGTGAAGGGCGCGTTCAGGCGGGAAAAGGTGAGGCCCGGCCCCTGCACGGCGTCGAAGACCCCATAGACGGTCAGAGCCTGCAACAGCTTGCCGATGGCGGGCGCGTCCATCACCGCGAAGTTCTCCAACTCGGCAGTGCCGGAGAGGGGGGAGCCGGGATGATTACTGGGCCAGCTCGCATTCACGGAGAGCCGCCCGCCCCGCACCTGTTGCAGGACGTCGAAGGCGGCCAGAAGCGCTCCCGCATCCTCTGACGTCAGACGCAGCTCGCGCCCGGCACCGCGCGGCGTGACGGAGACATCGAAAGGCCCCCTGCCCGCCGCCTGCCCCGTCACCCGCCCCTGCCGCAGCACGCCGGCAGCATCGGCGCGAATCTGGCCCCGCACGGCCGTCAGGAAGCGGGCGTCGCCCAGCAGAACCCGGTCGAACTGGGCATCCACCACGACATCGGGCGCCGATGACGCCATGGCGGCACCTGTGCCCTCCGCTGATTTTTCATCCTCAAGAATTGGCTCCAGGTCGAGCAGCGGCCCGCGCATTCGAATGCTCCAGGCCGCTCTCCGTTGGGCGGGAGGGCGCACATCGCCGCTGAATCGGCTACGGCCGATTGCCGCACCCGCGATCTCCAGCCGCTCCAGCTGGTTCGTCTGGGTGAAGGTGCCGCTCCCGCGCAGGCTGAGTTGCGGCGCCTCCACCTCAAGCTCCTGCAGCGACTGCAACCTCTCGCCGCTGACACGCAGCTCCGCCCTGGCGCTTGCCGGTTGGCCAGGGGCCTTCTGCCAGGCCAGGGGCGTCAGCATCATCCTCGCGTCACGCAGATCGCTCCGGAGTTCGACACGGGTCACGCCGGAGCGCGGCTTCTCCATCACCGCCTCCACGCTGACGGGTCCGGAGGCCAGCCCTTCCAAGTCCAGCCCGAAGCGCTCCAGCGTCGCGATGTCGGTCCTTCCACTGGCCTGGATGCGCTCGACCACCTGGCTCGGCGGCCCCGGCCGGAAGCTCATCTCCATCGACAGCTTCGTTGGGATTCCGCCGAGTTGTGCATTGCCGGAGGCGCGCAGACGCGCATTGTCCACGCTCAGATCCGCCGTCCCACGCTCAAGGTTCTGGCCTGCGACCACATCGGCCAGACGCAGCGCGGTCAGCCGCGCCTGGACGTTCACGCGGATTGCCTCCGTCGGCAGATCCGCCAGCAGCGGCATGGCCAGCCGAAGATTCGCATCCAGCTGGCCGCCTGGCTCCTTCAGATCCAGCGGCCGCTTCTCGAAGAGTTTCAGACGGGGGTGACGTAGCAGGGCAACGGCATCCGGTACGGGTCCACGGAGCCTGCCGGTGATCTCCATCTGCTCGGAACTCGTATCCAGCGCGAAGAGACGGACGGTGGTGGAGGGCGAAACCAGGTCGGTTCCCGACTGACGCCCACCCGTGGCCTCGACTACCACTTCCTTCAGCCCAAGGCGGACAGTGCCGGAAACATTCTCCACCGGCGGAATGGGCCGCAGCCAATGGATGGTGGCGCCTTCCATCCGGAGCGTGCCGCCCGCATCGGTCAGCCTGAAGCCTGAAAGATCCTCGCCGGATTCGGCCGAGAGGCTGAATTTTCCGCTCTCGGCCACCCCGGCGGTTACATTCTCCATCAGCCAGGAACGGGCATTCGGCGCCAGCTCCTGGGGCCAGTAGGTGAAGAGCGCGGCGGCATCCATCCGGTTGAGCGTCAGCGACAGGCCGCCACGCCACCGCCCTTCCTGCAGCGCCGCCTGGCCAGTGGCCGTCAACACCGGCGGAACAGCCGGGAGACCGCCGGGCCGGGACGTGGCCGGCGGCAGCGTCAGTGTCAGCTTGTCCAGCCGCAGTTGCTCCGGGGAACCGCTGGCCCGCAGGTCCATGCCCCGGAACGCCATGCGCCGGGCCGGACCCAGCGCCAGGCTGCCGGGACCGATGCGGAGCCCGAGATCAAGTTGCGGCGGGTTCCGCGACCCGCCATCGAGCACGCCGCGGACGTCCAGAGAGACGGAAGCATCGAGCAGGCCGAGCGGCGCCAGGGCCGGCATGAGCCCGGCGAGTTTCGCGGGCTCCAGGGCTGGTAGAATCAGGTTTCCTTCGACATGCGGCCCCTTGCCGCTCGCCCTGGCGGTCAACAGCACCGGCACGCTACCGCCGTTCTGCGGCAGGACCAGCTGCGCGGTGCCCTCACCCTCGGCACTGTCGCGGTCCACGCGGCGGAGCGTGACGGAAACCGCCTGCAGATCCCAGGTCAGGCGCAGCTGCCGGTCCAGGATGATGACCCGCCCACCCGTGATCACCACCGAGCGCAGGGAGCCGAAGAGGCTCGTCTCCTGCTCCGCGCCGAGCAGCTGGCCCAGCAGCCACCCGCCCTCGGCATCGCCGCTGTCACTGCCGGAATGCTCGCCCATGGCGAGGGAAACACCCCCGTCGGCATCGCGTTCGAGCACGATACGCGGGTCCCGCAGCGTGACCTCGGTCGGCGCGATCTCCCCGATCAGCAGCCGGCGGAGCGAGAGAGAAACGGCGAGATCCGGCAGTTCCTGGCGAAGTGCGCCCGTCTCGTCCCGGAGCTGGATGCCGGAGACCCTTACCGCCAGCGGCGCCGCCGCGCCGCCGCGGAAGCCATTCCAGGCGAGGACGATATCCTCCACCTTCAGGTTCTGCTCCAGCCCCGCACGGGCCGCCAGCTGCTCCACGACGCGATTGAGCATGGTGACATGCAGCGGCCCCTGGGCCAGCCGCCAGGACAAGGCGGCAATCGCCAGCCCGGCCACCAGCAGCAGTGCCATGAGCGCCCGCAATGCGACACCGCAGAGCCAAGCGCCTTTACGAAGGGCTTGACCACTCAGCCCAGGCATGGATTGGCTCCCGGATCATGCCCGACGCAGTAACGGATTTCTCCCGCCTTCCTCCGCCTTTCGACCAGGCGGCGGCCGAGCGTTGTATCGAGGCCTTCAGCGCGAAGGGTCCGAAGGAACGGCAGTTCGCAGAAACGGCCCAGGGCAAGGCCGTGCTGGGGGCTCTGGCGGGCCATAGCCCTTACCTCGCCGAGCTTGCGGAGCGTGAAAGCGCCACGCTGTTGCGCTTCGTCGACCGCGGCGCGGACGCGGCGTTCGACATGGCGCTGGACCCTTTGAGCCGGGCTGACCCGGAGGCGGCGCGGCCGGCCGTGGCTGCCCTGCTGCGGCAGGCCAAGCGGCAGGCCGCGCTGATCGTCGCGCTGGCTGATCTGGCCCAGCAATGGCCGCTCGACCGTGTCACGGGCGCGCTCTCGGTCCTGGCGGAGGCAACGATCGACTATGCCTGCGCCCACCTGCTGCGCGAGGCGTCGAACCGGGGAGAATTACGGCTGCCGCGTGCCGGTACACGCGATCCTCGGCTGGTGAGCAAGGGCTCCGGGCTGATCGTCCTTGGCATGGGCAAGCTGGGGGCACGCGAACTCAACTACTCCTCGGACATCGACCTGATGATCCTCTACGACCCGGAGGCCGCAGCTTACCATACAGAACGTGCGGCCGCGGTTTATGTTCGCATAGCTCGTGATCTTGTTCGGTTGATGGAGGAGCGGACGGCGGATGGCTACGTCTTCCGCACGGACCTGCGGCTGCGCCCGGACCCTGCGGCGACGCCGCTGGCCGTCAGCATCCACACCGCCATCTCCTACTACGAATCCATGGGCCAGAACTGGGAACGGGCGGCCATGATCAAGGCCCGCCCCGTCGGCGGCGACCGCGTGGCGGGAGATGCCTTCCTGGCGGAGATACGCCCCTTCGTCTGGCGCCGTCATCTGGACTTCGCGATGATGGCGGACATCCACTCCATCAAGCGGCAGATCCATGCGACGCATGGCGCGCGCGGCGCGAATGCGCAGGTGCAGGTGGCCGGGCATAACGTCAAGCTCGGCCGCGGTGGCATCCGCGAGATCGAATTCACGGTGCAGGCGCTGCAACTGATCTGGGCCGGCCGCGATCCCGCGCTGAGAGACCCGACGACGCTCGGTGCCCTGGCCGCGCTCGCGGCCGCCGGGCGGATCGACCGCCGCGCCGCCGCGGATCTGGCGGATGCCTATGTCTTCCTGCGCGACCTGGAACACCGGCTGCAGATGGTGGCCGACCGCCAGACGCAGCAGATGCCGGAGGATGACGGAGCGCTGGCGCGCATCGCCAGCTTTATGGGGTTCAGTGACAGCGCCACCTTCGCAGCCACGCTGACGCGCCACCTCTCCCGCGTCGAGCGGCACTACATGCAGTTGTTCGAGCAAGGGGCGCTGGTGCCGGAAACGCCGTCCCAGGAGCCGATGGACAGCCGCCTCACCTTCGATGAGGAGCATGACGATCCGGAGACGCTGCGCGCCCTGGCGGCCATGGGATTCGCGGCACCGGTGCAGGTTTCCGCCAAGTTGCGGGGTTGGTTTCACGGCCACACCCGCGCCACCCGCAGCGAAAGGGCGCGTGCTCTGCTACGCAGCCTGACCGGGCCTCTCCTGGCCGCTTTCGCCAGCCAACGGGAGCCGGATGTGGCGCTGGCGCGGTTTGACGCCGTGCTGTCCCGCCTGCAGGCCGGCGTGCAGATGCTCTCGCTGTTCCAGCGGAACCCGGCGCTGATTGCCCGGGTGGCCGGACTCCTGGGCGCGGCTCCGGCACTGGCCGATCACCTCGCCCTCAACCCCGCCGCGTTGGAAGGGCTGCTGGCGGGCCAGATGCTGGACGGCGCCACGGCCTCCCTGCCTGCCCTGGTCAAGGAAGCGCGCCATTTCGAGGAAGCCCTGGACGGCGCCCGGCGCCTGGTCATGGAAGGCAAGTTCGAGATCGACGCCGCAGCGCTGGAAGGCCGGATCGACGCCGACGCCGCAGGCATCGCCCGCAGCGACCTGGCGGATGGAGCGATCAGCGCCCTGCTGCCGCATGTCACCGCGAATTTCGCCGCCCGTTTCGGCAAGGTACGCGGCGGCGCGCTCGCCGTCGTCGCGCTGGGCAAGCTGGGCGGGCGGGAGATGCTGCCGGGATCCGACCTCGACCTCGTGCTGATCTACGACCATCCGGAGGAGGTGACGGAAAGCAGCGGCGGCCCGCGTTCCCTGCCGGCGAGCACCTA
This genomic window from Roseomonas marmotae contains:
- a CDS encoding DUF3971 domain-containing protein, with the translated sequence MALLLVAGLAIAALSWRLAQGPLHVTMLNRVVEQLAARAGLEQNLKVEDIVLAWNGFRGGAAAPLAVRVSGIQLRDETGALRQELPDLAVSLSLRRLLIGEIAPTEVTLRDPRIVLERDADGGVSLAMGEHSGSDSGDAEGGWLLGQLLGAEQETSLFGSLRSVVITGGRVIILDRQLRLTWDLQAVSVTLRRVDRDSAEGEGTAQLVLPQNGGSVPVLLTARASGKGPHVEGNLILPALEPAKLAGLMPALAPLGLLDASVSLDVRGVLDGGSRNPPQLDLGLRIGPGSLALGPARRMAFRGMDLRASGSPEQLRLDKLTLTLPPATSRPGGLPAVPPVLTATGQAALQEGRWRGGLSLTLNRMDAAALFTYWPQELAPNARSWLMENVTAGVAESGKFSLSAESGEDLSGFRLTDAGGTLRMEGATIHWLRPIPPVENVSGTVRLGLKEVVVEATGGRQSGTDLVSPSTTVRLFALDTSSEQMEITGRLRGPVPDAVALLRHPRLKLFEKRPLDLKEPGGQLDANLRLAMPLLADLPTEAIRVNVQARLTALRLADVVAGQNLERGTADLSVDNARLRASGNAQLGGIPTKLSMEMSFRPGPPSQVVERIQASGRTDIATLERFGLDLEGLASGPVSVEAVMEKPRSGVTRVELRSDLRDARMMLTPLAWQKAPGQPASARAELRVSGERLQSLQELEVEAPQLSLRGSGTFTQTNQLERLEIAGAAIGRSRFSGDVRPPAQRRAAWSIRMRGPLLDLEPILEDEKSAEGTGAAMASSAPDVVVDAQFDRVLLGDARFLTAVRGQIRADAAGVLRQGRVTGQAAGRGPFDVSVTPRGAGRELRLTSEDAGALLAAFDVLQQVRGGRLSVNASWPSNHPGSPLSGTAELENFAVMDAPAIGKLLQALTVYGVFDAVQGPGLTFSRLNAPFTLSPRKLTVRDAHAFSASLGLTVTGEMDRQRRVLAMNGTIVPAYVVNTLLGRLPVIGRLFSPERGGGLFAASFQVDGPVDNPNVTVNPLSMLTPGFLRGLFGGGRQATP
- the tyrS gene encoding tyrosine--tRNA ligase, whose protein sequence is MDDFLQTVRERGFIHQVTDEAALSARLRQGPLPGYIGFDATADSLHVGSLMQIMLLRWMQKTGHKPVVLMGGGTTRIGDPSFRDDARPLLTDEKIEENKAGIRKVFTPFLKFGDGPTDAVMLDNAAWLDELKYIPFLRDFGRHFSVNRMLTLDSVRIRLEREQSLSFLEFNYMLLQSYDFVELHRRHGVGLQMGGSDQWGNIIMGVELNRRVDGAEVFGITTPLLTTASGAKMGKTASGAVWLNAERLSPYDYWQFWRNTEDADVGRFLALFTELPMDEVRRLAALGGAEINDAKKVLATEATTLLHGAEAAAQAAETARRAFEEGQAAETLPSIEATLPAPAIDLAVQAGFTASKGEARRLIRQNGLRLNDEPIADEALSVTEADLRNGAAKLSAGRKRHVLVRPPG
- a CDS encoding anhydro-N-acetylmuramic acid kinase encodes the protein MRTIGLMSGTSLDGVDAAWVETDGERIGRFGPSLTLPYDPGLRRDLRRLLDMAGDLPADDPFLLDCERRLTERHAEAVEKLGLEADLIGFHGQTILHRPVAGRPGEGRTWQIGDATALARRTGTAVAHDFRSADVAAGGQGAPLVPVFHAALATSLPKPLAILNLGGVGNVTWIGEDGRLIAFDTGPANGPLDDWARRSIGEDYDRDGRLALAGLPDGAVLGRMLAHPYLAAPPPKSLDRLDFDRALREAGAGELPPADGAATLATFCACAVAAAGRQFPAPPRQWLVAGGGRRNPALMRALAGALPEPVRPVEVVGWDGDALEAQAFGVLAARVWHGLPITFPGTTGVPEPLGGGQLTGVNRPLIPAEA
- a CDS encoding alpha/beta hydrolase, which gives rise to MPEVMFAGPDGRLEGRYHHSKQPNAPVALVLHPHPLHGGTMNNRVVHALYGRFQDMGFSVLRFNFRGVGRSQGRYDGGIGEISDAAAALDFIQAVNPNASMLWVAGYSFGAYVGMQLLMRRPEMGGFVSISAPASHYDFGFLAPCPCSGLILHGQDDELVPEPSVRKLVDKLNTQRGIEIDYRVMEGAGHVFTPQQTEKVANAAEEHVQTMLNRTRMAMAAD
- a CDS encoding bifunctional [glutamine synthetase] adenylyltransferase/[glutamine synthetase]-adenylyl-L-tyrosine phosphorylase, coding for MPDAVTDFSRLPPPFDQAAAERCIEAFSAKGPKERQFAETAQGKAVLGALAGHSPYLAELAERESATLLRFVDRGADAAFDMALDPLSRADPEAARPAVAALLRQAKRQAALIVALADLAQQWPLDRVTGALSVLAEATIDYACAHLLREASNRGELRLPRAGTRDPRLVSKGSGLIVLGMGKLGARELNYSSDIDLMILYDPEAAAYHTERAAAVYVRIARDLVRLMEERTADGYVFRTDLRLRPDPAATPLAVSIHTAISYYESMGQNWERAAMIKARPVGGDRVAGDAFLAEIRPFVWRRHLDFAMMADIHSIKRQIHATHGARGANAQVQVAGHNVKLGRGGIREIEFTVQALQLIWAGRDPALRDPTTLGALAALAAAGRIDRRAAADLADAYVFLRDLEHRLQMVADRQTQQMPEDDGALARIASFMGFSDSATFAATLTRHLSRVERHYMQLFEQGALVPETPSQEPMDSRLTFDEEHDDPETLRALAAMGFAAPVQVSAKLRGWFHGHTRATRSERARALLRSLTGPLLAAFASQREPDVALARFDAVLSRLQAGVQMLSLFQRNPALIARVAGLLGAAPALADHLALNPAALEGLLAGQMLDGATASLPALVKEARHFEEALDGARRLVMEGKFEIDAAALEGRIDADAAGIARSDLADGAISALLPHVTANFAARFGKVRGGALAVVALGKLGGREMLPGSDLDLVLIYDHPEEVTESSGGPRSLPASTYFGRLAQQMIGAITAPGAEGKLYEVDMRLRPSGSKGPVATSLSSFERYHTESAWTWERMALTRARCVAGPPGLRRRIKAAVKAALMEHAGPQAISDAVAMRARMLRDLPPDGPMDIKAMPGGMIEVEFIAQALQLAHARRKPAVLAQTTRKALENLGRARILPPEDAATLIAADRLWRTTLGLLRLTVGHWRKETLPASTAAALLRATTPLLDKPPVDLSGFRTQMQAQAEQVRSLFERHLGRLDSGGAG